One Helicoverpa zea isolate HzStark_Cry1AcR chromosome 20, ilHelZeax1.1, whole genome shotgun sequence genomic region harbors:
- the LOC124640326 gene encoding dynein regulatory complex protein 9-like: protein MGQLGILLRRSKIGIASFYKPAHAIHHTQSNISEVVEELNEPEEDVANDSCLYLMTSLFAAVLEDVISQMWILERCNNGLSILKTLADINHLRAIKYGVYNPNETKDELDGIDPHNLNCVIYKIKKLDADRKYINNVIVATYLALAQSFNYKPLIKHINEIEERERHRIDLEAEESKNRILRKELGRQVRQQHNHIKTVIYDTDVIIDKLRTQVEDSVLFSEVRGRYIDNWQQARTEQHNQTISDIENKPLSTIEAFKQRSDHELRIHTEVELLVTIAINETLARIEEWMDKYDKDMEKIDLQIQIKKNDYQNMRDRRLELEEKIARHDEKMKNWINFKDEREKARAYREKMTTSAIIVQAWWRGLLVRLELGPFKPKKGKRGIDAKKKK from the exons GCCCATGCTATACATCACACTCAGTCTAATATCTCTGAGGTAGTTGAAGAGCTAAATGAACCGGAGGAAGATGTGGCTAATGATAG TTGCTTATATTTGATGACATCCCTATTCGCCGCTGTTCTTGAAGATGTAATATCTCAAATGTGGATTCTGG AAAGATGCAACAACGGATTGAGTATATTGAAGACGTTAGCAGATATAAATCATTTGAGGGCTATTAAGTATGGCGTGTATAATCCGAATGAAACCAAAGATGAGCTCGATGGAATTGATCCTCATAATCTTAATTGTgtgatttataaaattaaaaaactcgACGCAGACAG gaaatatataaataatgttatagttGCTACTTATTTAGCCTTAGCGCAATCATTTAACTATAAACCTCTGATAAAGCATATCAATGAGATCGAAGAACGTGAACGTCACCGCATAGACTTAGAAGCGGAAGAAAGTAAAAATAGAAT TCTTCGCAAAGAGTTGGGAAGGCAAGTTAGACAGCAACATAACCATATCAAAACTGTAATATATGATACTGACGTGATCATTGACAAACTAAGGACTCAGGTTGAA GATTCTGTGTTGTTTTCTGAAGTCCGAGGTCGTTATATAGACAATTGGCAACAAGCACGTACCGAACAACACAACCAAACCATTTCCGATATCGAAAATAAGCCTTTGTCAACAATTGAGGCTTTTAAACAGAGATCTGATCACGAATTAAGAATTCACACCGAAGTGGAATTATTAGTTACGATTGCAATTAAC gAAACTCTTGCAAGAATTGAGGAATGGATGGACAAATATGATAAAGATATGGAGAAGATAGAtctacaaatacaaataaaaaagaatgattATCAAAATATGCGAGACAGAAGACTAGAACTTgaagaaaaa ATTGCTAGACATGATGAGAAAATGAAGAACTGGATCAACTTCAAGGATGAACGCGAGAAAGCTCGGGCTTATCGTGAGAAGATGACGACGTCAGCTATTATTGTACAAGCTTGGTGGCGTGGCTTGCTTGTACGTCTTGAACTTGGCCCGTTCAAGCCTAAGAAAGGCAAGAGAGGAATAGATgcaaagaagaagaagtaa